The Paramisgurnus dabryanus chromosome 6, PD_genome_1.1, whole genome shotgun sequence genome has a window encoding:
- the cnn3b gene encoding calponin-3b, translating to MTQFNKGPSYGLSAEVRSKIAQKYDLQKEEELRYWIEDVTGMPIGDNFQLGLKDGVILCELINKLQPGSIKKINHSKLNWHKLENLGNFIKAILTYGLKPNDIFEANDLFENGNMTQVQTTLLALAGMAKTKGIDTKVDIGVKYADKQTRQFDDDKMKAGQCVIGLQMGTNKCASQAGMTAYGTRRHLYDPKTQTDKPFDQTTISLQMGTNKGASQAGMAAPGTRRDIFDQKVAVQPLDNSTISLQMGTNKVASQKGMSVYGLGRQVYDPKYCSSPTEPVIHSNGSQGTGTNGSEISDSDYQGEYQEEYQDDYQADYHDEYRGHYDQGIDY from the exons aTTGCTCAAAAGTATGACCTGCAGAAGGAAGAGGAGCTGCGGTACTGGATCGAGGATGTAACTGGCATGCCAATTGGAGACAACTTTCAGCTGGGTCTGAAAGATGGCGTCATACTCTGCGA GCTGATTAATAAACTTCAGCCAGGCTCCATCAAGAAAATCAACCACTCCAAACTTAACTGGCACAAG CTTGAGAATTTGGGCAACTTCATCAAAGCCATTCTCACGTACGGTCTAAAGCCCAACGACATCTTTGAAGCCAACGATCTTTTTGAGAACGGAAACATGACTCAGGTCCAGACCACACTTCTTGCCTTGGCGGGCATG GCAAAAACTAAAGGTATAGACACGAAGGTGGACATTGGCGTGAAGTACGCCGACAAGCAGACTCGCCAATTTGATGATGATAAAATGAAGGCTGGTCAATGCGTGATTGGGCTACAG ATGGGGACAAATAAATGTGCTAGTCAGGCTGGGATGACCGCTTACGGCACCAGAAGACACCTGTATGATCCGAAGACTCAAACAGACAAGCCTTTTGATCAAACCACAATCAGTCTGCAGATGGGCACCAATAAAGGAGCAAGCCAG GCTGGCATGGCAGCCCCAGGCACCAGGAGAGATATTTTTGACCAGAAAGTAGCGGTCCAGCCTCTGGATAACTCCACCATCTCGCTTCAGATGGGCACCAACAAGGTGGCGTCTCAGAAAGGCATGAGTGTTTATGGGCTTGGCAGGCAGGTGTACGACCCAAAATATTGTTCGTCACCCACTGAGCCCGTCATCCACAGCAACGGTAGTCAGGGCACCGGCACAAACGGATCTGAGATCAGCGACAGCGACTACCAGGGCGAATACCAAGAGGAATATCAGGATGACTACCAGGCAGACTACCATGACGAATACAGAGGCCACTACGACCAAGGCATTGACTATTAA